The genomic DNA TAGCAGCGATTTCAGAAAGCCTATATTTTGTTTTTCAAACTTCTTACTTAAAAAAGTACGGCTTCTTACCATTTACCATATATACAATTTTATCTAGTACTGTATGTATGCTTATTTTCTTACCGGGAATGTATCAAGAAATACTAGCAGCTCCTCTTGAAGTGAATGTGAGTGTTTTATATTTAGGCTTATTTCCAACAGTACTCCCATATATCGCATTGGCCTATATCATATCTCATGCTGGTGCTGCTGAGGCAACAAGCTCTCTATATTTAACCCCAGTAACTGCATGTTTTATTGCTTGGTTATGGTTAGGAGAAGTGCCAACTTTAGTTTCGATAATTGGCGGAGGGATTACTATACTTGGTATCGTGATTGCTCATATACCAGTATTAAGAAAAGAAAAACATAGGAATTTAGCAAATAATCAATCCGTATAACGTAATTCAATAATAATTTTATGATACTTTTTCATATAGTTTCTTTCTTATGTTGATAAATATAATATTTTGTATTTCAGTTAAATATTGTATGTTACATTTTATGTAGTAAGCATTTTAAAAGGAGATGACAACATAATGAATGGAAAAAGAAATATTTTCACATGTATTTCTATTATAGGAATCGGTCTAGCTAGTTTTTCTAGTTTTAGTTTCGCAGCAAATGTAACGGACAATTCAGTACAAAATTCTATTCCCGTAGTTAATCAACAAGTAGCTGCTGCAAAGGAAATGAAACCATTTCCCCAGCAAGTTAATTATGCAGGTGTTATAAAACCTACTCATGTTACACAGGAAAGTTTAAATGCTTCTGTAAGAAGTTACTACGATAATTGGAAAAAGAAATATTTGAAAAATGATTTATCTTCTTTACCTGGTGGTTATTACGTAAAAGGAGAGATTACGGGTGATGCGGATGGGTTTAAGCCACTTGGAACTTCAGAAGGTCAAGGGTATGGGATGATAATTACAGTATTAATGGCTGGTTACGATTCGAATGCCCAAAAAATCTATGATGGTTTATTTAAAACAGCAAGAACTTTTAAAAGCTCTCAAAATCCTAATTTAATGGGATGGGTTGTCGCAGATAGTAAAAAAGCACAAGGTCATTTTGATTCTGCTACTGATGGGGATTTAGATATTGCGTATTCTCTTCTTCTTGCTCATAAGCAGTGGGGATCAAATGGAACAGTTAATTATTTAAAAGAAGCACAAGACATGATTACAAAAGGTATTAAAGCTAGTAATGTTACAAATAATAGCCGACTAAATTTAGGAGATTGGGATTCTAAAAATTCACTTGATACGAGGCCATCTGATTGGATGATGTCACACCTTAGAGCATTTTATGAATTTACAGGTGATAAAACTTGGCTTACTGTTATTAATAATTTGTACGATGTTTATACGCAATTTAGTAATAAGTACTCTCCAAATACAGGACTTATTTCAGATTTCGTTGTAAAAAACCCACCACAACCCGCACCTAAAGACTTCTTAGAGGAGTCAGAATATACAAATGCATATTATTACAATGCTAGTCGGGTACCATTGAGAATTGTAATGGACTATGCGATGTACGGCGAGAAAAGAAGTAAAGTCATTTCTGATAAAGTCTCTTCATGGATTCAAAATAAAACGAATGGAAATCCTTCTAAAATTGTGGATGGTTATCAATTAAATGGATCTAATATTGGTAGTTATTCAACTGCTGTATTTGTTTCACCGTTTATTGCTGCAAGTATAACGAGTAGCAATAATCAAAAGTGGGTAAATAGCGGTTGGGATTGGATGAAGAATAAGAGAGAAAGCTATTTTAGTGATAGTTATAATTTATTAACTATGTTATTTATTACAGGAAATTGGTGGAAACCTGTACCTGATGATAAAAAAATACAAAATCAAATAAATGATGCAATTTATGAAGGATACGATAATTAATTAAATTTGAGAATGGTTACTTAAGAAAGGAATTAGCATACGCTAGTTCCTTTTTAATATTTTGTAAAACATTATCCATTCTAAAATTCGCATAGATATACTTGCTTTTTTCATATACATAGTTATTGATGACTCTATGTTTTTATGAGGGGAGAGTATTTCTTGGAAAAAGTATTATTTTTCGGAGACCCAGGTATTGATGACTCATTTGCCATTATGTATGGTTTACTGCATCCCGAAATTGAAATTGTAGGTATTGTAACTGGATACGGAAATGTTGAGCATATACATGCTGCACATAATGCAGCGTATATTTTACAGTTAGCAAATAGACAAGA from Bacillus cereus G9842 includes the following:
- a CDS encoding glycosyl hydrolase family 8, with amino-acid sequence MNGKRNIFTCISIIGIGLASFSSFSFAANVTDNSVQNSIPVVNQQVAAAKEMKPFPQQVNYAGVIKPTHVTQESLNASVRSYYDNWKKKYLKNDLSSLPGGYYVKGEITGDADGFKPLGTSEGQGYGMIITVLMAGYDSNAQKIYDGLFKTARTFKSSQNPNLMGWVVADSKKAQGHFDSATDGDLDIAYSLLLAHKQWGSNGTVNYLKEAQDMITKGIKASNVTNNSRLNLGDWDSKNSLDTRPSDWMMSHLRAFYEFTGDKTWLTVINNLYDVYTQFSNKYSPNTGLISDFVVKNPPQPAPKDFLEESEYTNAYYYNASRVPLRIVMDYAMYGEKRSKVISDKVSSWIQNKTNGNPSKIVDGYQLNGSNIGSYSTAVFVSPFIAASITSSNNQKWVNSGWDWMKNKRESYFSDSYNLLTMLFITGNWWKPVPDDKKIQNQINDAIYEGYDN